In Ferribacterium limneticum, a genomic segment contains:
- the glcE gene encoding glycolate oxidase subunit GlcE, whose protein sequence is MQLDDIISAVKSAHDSRTPLRIRGAGSKDFYGGLLAGEVLDVASHRGIVAYEPTELYITAKCGTPLAEIEAVLAEKGQMLAFEPPQFGGATVGGCVAAGLSGPRRQQAGAVRDFVLGVKLVDGTGQMLNFGGQVMKNVAGYDVSRVIAGSLGTLGVIAEVTLKVLPKPVAETTLVFACDAAEAIRRLNDWGGQPLPISASFWHDGQLWLRLSGARAAVEAATAKLGGSSTVTPEKHWNSIREQTHPAFAASPLWRLALPSTAPCPELDGLRAIEWGGALRWYAGEIDGDHEAVRVAAASLGGHAVLYRAPESLRCRDGAFAELPPALLALHRRLKKAFDPQGILNPGRLYAEF, encoded by the coding sequence ATGCAGCTCGACGACATCATCTCCGCCGTCAAGTCAGCTCACGACAGCCGCACGCCGCTGCGCATCCGCGGCGCTGGCAGCAAGGATTTCTACGGCGGTTTGCTGGCCGGCGAGGTGCTTGACGTCGCCAGCCATCGCGGCATCGTCGCCTACGAGCCGACCGAGCTTTACATCACGGCAAAATGCGGCACGCCGCTCGCCGAAATCGAGGCCGTGCTGGCCGAAAAAGGCCAGATGCTGGCCTTCGAGCCGCCGCAATTTGGCGGCGCCACAGTTGGCGGCTGCGTCGCTGCCGGCCTGTCCGGCCCACGTCGGCAACAGGCCGGTGCCGTGCGCGACTTCGTGCTCGGCGTCAAACTGGTCGACGGGACCGGCCAAATGCTCAATTTCGGCGGCCAGGTCATGAAAAACGTCGCCGGCTACGATGTGTCGCGGGTGATTGCCGGCAGCCTCGGCACGCTGGGCGTCATCGCCGAAGTTACGCTCAAGGTGCTGCCCAAGCCGGTCGCCGAAACGACGCTGGTTTTTGCATGCGATGCAGCGGAGGCCATTCGCCGACTCAACGATTGGGGTGGCCAGCCGCTGCCGATTTCGGCCTCGTTCTGGCACGACGGCCAGCTCTGGCTGCGCCTGTCCGGCGCGCGGGCGGCGGTTGAGGCGGCCACGGCCAAGCTCGGCGGGTCTTCCACGGTCACCCCGGAAAAACACTGGAATTCGATACGCGAACAAACGCATCCCGCCTTCGCTGCCAGCCCGTTGTGGCGACTCGCCTTGCCCTCGACCGCGCCGTGTCCGGAACTCGACGGCCTGCGCGCTATCGAGTGGGGCGGGGCTTTGCGCTGGTACGCCGGCGAAATCGATGGCGACCACGAAGCGGTGCGCGTGGCCGCCGCCAGCCTCGGCGGCCACGCAGTGCTCTACCGCGCGCCGGAATCGCTGCGCTGTCGGGACGGGGCATTCGCCGAGTTGCCTCCGGCCTTGCTCGCCCTGCATCGCCGCCTCAAAAAAGCCTTCGACCCGCAGGGCATCCTCAACCCCGGCCGGCTGTACGCGGAGTTCTGA